A stretch of DNA from Aurantiacibacter atlanticus:
TCCGCCGTAACGGCGTGGTTGATGCGCACGTCTTCGCAAGCTGGGTAGCCTGGTTTCACGAAGTGCTCGACCAATGGTATTTCCGCGAGATGTGGGAGGCAGGAATGCGCGAAAATTACACGCCAGATGTCCGCCACATCTTCGACATTGGGATTCGTATCTATGAATCGCATCCCGACGCAGACATACGGCGCCGTGAATTCTATGTGGCGACAAGCCATTTACTTGGCGGCTGCCCCATCATCGAGAATTGGCTAGATGACATTGCACAGACACCCCAATGGCCACCGGTGGATTACGGGTTTGTCACCATGATTCCGCTCAATCCGGCAGACGGGCGGGAATGACGCAAGCGCACGAACTTCACTTTCGTTGGAATCATGCCGAGGATGTAGCCCCTGCTGCTGCCTTTGC
This window harbors:
- a CDS encoding DUF4760 domain-containing protein, yielding MDMDSQLAANSIAFLALGLSALAAIYSWYSALETRRLERHVASRDDRVEKSTAYLELEVHSSEAFRFAAANAIAMRPYESTDRPARLPKNDRQNAATTLQHYYQCLNLFEVCSNFRRNGVVDAHVFASWVAWFHEVLDQWYFREMWEAGMRENYTPDVRHIFDIGIRIYESHPDADIRRREFYVATSHLLGGCPIIENWLDDIAQTPQWPPVDYGFVTMIPLNPADGRE